The DNA region tgtatatgtatatttaacAATATGTATCTTTTAAGTGATAGTTgttaaaatttttatatttttaacacgctttaatatataattaataatagtaGTAACTTTGTTAATTAAAAAAgtgtaatatatatatataaatatatatatgttttatcTAGAAGAGAAAGTAGataatatgtttaaattttttataccTAAATGTTATTCTATAGTTATTCTTGCTGGCACATTGTATATGCTCCTTCACGTAATCTAATAAAGgatattaaataatatatatatatatatatatatatgtatatatttatatattcattcatttatatatatatatatatatatatatatatatatatttctttatttttttagaaTGTGTCATTGATAAATCAAGATAATGGTTTTCATATTATCCCAGTTAataatgtattaaaaagaaaactatatgaaataaatagtgtagttaatgatataaaaatttctGAGTCTTTAGAAAATGTAAATGATTCGGTTAATAATACAGAGAACGAAATAAAACTTAAAGTACAAGAGATATTATCtcataatgataataattttaatttattcaaaaaatatgaatctatattttcaggcttaaataatgatgaagTTTATAAAACTTATGAACTTTATTTAACTGATGAAAATGTTAAAAGTAGATTTAACAATATGAAAGATattgaatataataaagaaataaaagaattGAATGAAGAAACACTTAATAAGGAGACCTTAAGACATATATGGATAGATATTAAATCAAATGAAgaacataaatattttaaaatgattagaaatatatataatatgttaatGCATATGAAAGTAAAATATAAGGAAgttaatatttttacaaatGATCTATGGAGGGAATGTTATTCAAATTATCTTtctgaaaaaaaaaatgtagaACATTTCTTGAATGAAATGTTTAATGATTGGTTTCTTCATagtaatattaaattagatgaattcaaaattattatattaggtacaaaattaatttatagacgtttattaaattatattgaaaaaaaaaataaaggaattataattaatgcattcaaagaaaaaataaaagaaagaaaattaCCAAACAGTAAAATAGAAGAAATGTATAAAATTGACTTTGAAAggaaaaatgaaaaaaagaaaaataaaatgttgaattattatttaaaaaaaagaaattattatccAGAAATGAATGATCAAATATTTATCAATGATGACAAGTATATGACTGATgtgaattattatttggatggaaataaaaatgaaaaaaaatatatatatgacGATGTTGATGAGACGGATGAGTATGatacaaaattattattcgatgaaaaaatgaatgaagatatgataaaaacagaagaagatataattaaaaaaattgatgAAAAAGTTACAGAACAATATGATGAAGACAATGTATCCGAATTAGGAGAAGATAATGTAGCTAAAACAATAGAAGATAATGTAGCTAAAACAATAGAAGATAAGgtagataaaaaaatagaagATAATGTAGCTAAAACAGTAGAAGATAATGTAGCTAAAACAGTAGAAAATAAGGTAGCCAAAACAGGAAAAAATAAGGTAGCCAAAACAGTAGAAAATAAGGCAGCTAAAACAGGAAAAAATAAGGTAGCTAAAACAATAGAAGATAAGGTAGCTAAAACAGGAGAAAATTATGTAAAGGAATCAGGTAAACCTAATGTTAAAGAATTTAAACAAAAAGTtgaaaaaatgaaaattcATGAAGATAAAACAAAACATTATGTAAAGgaaaaagaagataataaatatgatgaaaaaacTATGGCAACAATTTTTGACGGTACATCATCTTATACTGATAgttcttctttatttagCGACCATTCTTCAACAAAGGATAAAAATAGCCACACATATTCATCAATTCTAGAAGAACTACCAGATGCAGGTGAAACACAAGGAGTGATATCATACGTAAAAGACAATGATTCTGTTTTCAAAATACAATATCTTACTAATAATAGACCCATAGTTTATGAACAAACAAAAGATGCTGGAGAAACACGTTTCAAAgttgtaaaaaataaaaaacatagaaagaagaaaaatatcCGAAAGAGCCTTGTCTAgagaaatattttttcaataatatttaaaaataataatgaaatgggttatatgtatataaaagtaaatataaataaatataaatatatatatatatatatatatatatatatatatatttatttatttttttattaattaaagGGGAAACATCAATATggttttatatatctattggtgaacattttaataaataaaatattttttgtgtaCTGTAGaaaagtatataatattatgcataatatgaatacatgaaaataaatatttattttttatttattttgttatttgttttttttattatttatttgttatttttatacttaaatattttttttttttcaatgtaaataaaatgaataaactttttttaaaaaatatatatatatattatataatcagaataaaatacatatctttttatattataaaataaaaaatattagtacaatataaattatttattcattcgataaataaatacatacaaacattatattatatatatatatttatataaatattattttcttatttttgaagatgttttttaattttattataaaatccatatattttatatattcacatttatatgtttatatatttatatatttgtttatttttatttttattttttggatctaaaatataaattattacattgaaatgaaaaaattaattattataaataaatatgaaatattatgtCTCATAGATAAAAAACTTTGAAAgctttcatttttttaaattggaggagagaaaaaagaaaaagaatatataaaaaatatattaatattaatggaatcatttgatttattctaattaatatgataatataatataaatataatatataatatatataatatatatatatataaaatgaagGGATTAAGCATTTCTATgtcataatatattaaaaaaaatatataaaaaaaaaaaaaaaattaaataaaaaattaaaagctataaaaaaataaaaataatataaataaaatatatacaaaatgaatatttttttttttttttttttttatgcatatatacattttgatataaataaataattattcttttGCATGgcttttttttaaaaattttctttataaaaataattattaaaaaaagaagaaaagttattaaaaatattatattataaatatatttatattttataatatattttataaaaactatataaaaatattttattattataatatatataatattatattttatatatattttaatatataaatacattttattaaaatatctcctttttttgttttcttttatttgttttttttttttctctttatttttgttcttattttattattttatttttatttattttttggTAGCAAAggatatattatatataaatatatttataatatttttattattatattttatatatatatatatatatatatatatatatttcaaatatttaaaaagaaaatttaatattatatgttatttaaaaatatatataaaataattatatttaaaatgaatataaataaaaaaaaaaaatatatatattttttaaaaatatatatgaaaaaaaaacatagaatttaaaatataaatgaataaaaattatttttttctcctttttttataattaaaaaaaaaaataaataacaaacgagaaaaaaatatatttattttgtaaaaattacatttttatatttatatacaaatagAATTATTCATgcaaaaaaataaaaattttaatgaatttttaaaaaatatactttttttttttttatataatatatatatatatatatatatatatatatatcttgaaaaataaaataaaataatattatatatttagtTATATAACAGCAAAAATATTcgttatataaaaaatatttacaagaatgatttaaaaaaaaatagagTTATTcatgtaaatattttcttttatgtaaatataaatatagaatatatctataaaatcttacaacaacaaaaaaaaattttataaagcctaataaatacataatatttttaattatataatatattttatattattattagatatataattatatgttaaaatttataaaagatgaccaggcttttttttttgccGCTTGGatgtttataattaaaagttttactaataagaataatatatataatttttaaatatattaatataaaaattataatattattaatagtaatatttattctatgtaaatatatatatatatatatatatatttatatttcatttattatatttgtttttgtGTTGTAAGAATATGcgtaatttttttattttatacatattttacttttttttttttttttttttttttttatagttacatgtatgtatatgtatatatttaatatataatttatataattaataataaaaataatatgtttatgATGTGGAATAATTCTTAAGTTGTGATTGTTTTTGtataattttgttataaaaatgaaaataaatttataacattttaatattcaagttatattataatcattataaataaataaatatatatatatatatgtgtatgtatttatttatttaaaatataattatNNNNNNNNNNNNNNNNNNNNNNNNNNNNNNNNNNNNNNNNNNNNNNNNNNNNNNNNNNNNNNNNNNNNNNNNNNNNNNNNNNNNNNNNNNNNNNNNNNNNNNNNNNNNNNNNNNNNNNNNNNNNNNNNNNNNNNNNNNNNNNNNNNNNNNNNNNNNNNNNNNNNNNNNNNNNNNNNNNNNNNNNNNNNNNNNNNNNNNNNNNNNNNNNNNNNNNNNNNNNNNNNNNNNNNNNNNNNNNNNNNNNNNNNNNNNNNNNNNNNNNNNNNNNNNNNNNNNNNNNNNNNNNNNNNNNNNN from Plasmodium gaboni strain SY75 chromosome 14, whole genome shotgun sequence includes:
- a CDS encoding exported protein (PHISTb) — protein: MFYLEEKVDNMFKFFIPKCYSIVILAGTLYMLLHNVSLINQDNGFHIIPVNNVLKRKLYEINSVVNDIKISESLENVNDSVNNTENEIKLKVQEILSHNDNNFNLFKKYESIFSGLNNDEVYKTYELYLTDENVKSRFNNMKDIEYNKEIKELNEETLNKETLRHIWIDIKSNEEHKYFKMIRNIYNMLMHMKVKYKEVNIFTNDLWRECYSNYLSEKKNVEHFLNEMFNDWFLHSNIKLDEFKIIILGTKLIYRRLLNYIEKKNKGIIINAFKEKIKERKLPNSKIEEMYKIDFERKNEKKKNKMLNYYLKKRNYYPEMNDQIFINDDKYMTDVNYYLDGNKNEKKYIYDDVDETDEYDTKLLFDEKMNEDMIKTEEDIIKKIDEKVTEQYDEDNVSELGEDNVAKTIEDNVAKTIEDKVDKKIEDNVAKTVEDNVAKTVENKVAKTGKNKVAKTVENKAAKTGKNKVAKTIEDKVAKTGENYVKESGKPNVKEFKQKVEKMKIHEDKTKHYVKEKEDNKYDEKTMATIFDGTSSYTDSSSLFSDHSSTKDKNSHTYSSILEELPDAGETQGVISYVKDNDSVFKIQYLTNNRPIVYEQTKDAGETRFKVVKNKKHRKKKNIRKSLV